A single Vigna radiata var. radiata cultivar VC1973A chromosome 8, Vradiata_ver6, whole genome shotgun sequence DNA region contains:
- the LOC106771936 gene encoding probable protein phosphatase 2C 11 isoform X2 has protein sequence MISNSDPVEPLTAAAATSAVAVTASSSAEGQPAPPATPNIVMSSKDHDSLFSGGGISFLSGSRSGRFSYGYSSFKGKRSLMEDFFETTISEVDGQMVAFFGVFDGHGGSRTAEYLKNNLFKNLSSHPDFIKDTKTAIVEAFKQTDIDYLNEEKGHQRDAGSTASTAMLLGDRIVVANVGDSRVVASRAGSAIPLSIDHKPDRSDERQRIEKAGGFIIWAGTWRVGGVLAVSRAFGDKLLKPYVVADPEIQEEEIDGVDFIIIASDGLWNVISNKEAVSLVQNITDAEVASRELIKEAYARGSSDNITSVVVRFDIS, from the exons TTCGTCTTCCGCTGAAGGTCAGCCTGCACCGCCGGCGACGCCAAACATTGTGATGTCCTCCAAGGATCACGATTCTCTCTTCAGCGGTGGCGGCATCAG CTTTCTCTCTGGAAGTCGAAGTGGAAGGTTCAGCTATGGATATTCCAGTTTCAAGGGTAAAAGGTCATTAATGGAGGATTTCTTTGAGACCACCATATCAGAGGTCGATGGTCAGATGGTTGcattttttggtgtttttgatG GTCATGGAGGTTCCCGGACTGcagaatatttgaaaaacaatctATTTAAGAATTTGAGTAGCCATCCTGACTTTATCAAAGACACAAAGACTGCTATAG TTGAAGCATTTAAACAGACAGATATCGACTACCTCAATGAGGAAAAGGGCCATCAAAGAGATGCTGGGTCAACTGCATCAACAGCTATGTTGTTGGGGGACCGAATTGTTGTTGCAAATGTTGGTGATTCCAGAGTAGTTGCAAGTAGAGCTGGTTCAG CTATTCCTTTGTCTATTGATCACAAGCCCGATAGATCTGATGAACGTCAAAGGATTGAAAAGGCTGGGGGATTTATAATCTGGGCTG GAACATGGAGGGTCGGTGGTGTTCTTGCTGTGTCCCGTGCATTTGGCGACAAACTTCTTAAGCCTTATGTGGTTGCTGACCCTGAAATTCAG GAGGAAGAAATTGACGGTGtagattttattataattgcTAGTGATGGCCTTTGGAATGTCATATCAAACAAG GAGGCCGTGTCGTTAGTACAGAATATCACAGATGCAGAAGTGGCATCCAGAGAACTGATAAAAGAAGCTTATGCACGGGGAAGCTCTGATAACATCACTAGTGTTGTTGTTCGATTTGATATATCCTGA
- the LOC106771935 gene encoding ankyrin repeat-containing protein ITN1 codes for MASHPNQTGTGADGQGEKDPPSPIPASASQNPLSEISPSPSPSPSSSTAPALVLSNSGKRIDQTGRKKYVKQVTGRHNDTELHLAAQRGDVGAVRQILLDVESQVMGTLGDGDDDDLDTEIAEVRACLVNEENELGETPLFTAAEKGHLHVVKELLNHSTAQTVSKKNRSGFDPLHIAASKGHHSIVQVLLDYDPGLSKTIGPSNSTPLITAATRGHTEVVNELLSKDCSLLEIARSNGKNALHLAARQGHVEIVKALLSKDPQLARRTDKKGQTALHMAVKGQSCDAVKLLLDADAAIVMLPDKFGNTALHVATRKKRVEIVNELLHLPDTNVNALTRDHKTALDIAESLPLCEEASDIKECLSRYGALRANELNQPRDELRKTVTQIKKDVHTQLEQTKRTNKNVHNISKELRKLHREGINNATNSVTVVAVLFATVAFAAIFTVPGGDKDDGSAVVAAYAAFKIFFIFNAIALFTSLAVVVVQITLVRGETKAEKRVVEVINKLMWLASVCTSVAFIASSYIVVGRKNKWAAILVTLVGGVIISGVIGTMTFYVVRSKRSRSMRKKEKQLARRSGSNSWHHSEFSNSEVDRIYAI; via the exons ATGGCCTCTCACCCAAACCAAACAg GAACGGGAGCTGACGGGCAAGGAGAAAAGGACCCCCCATCGCCGATCCCAGCATCAGCCTCTCAGAACCCACTTTCTGAGATATCGCCGTCACCGTCGCCGTCGCCGTCCTCATCGACGGCGCCGGCGCTGGTGCTTTCGAACTCGGGGAAGCGCATCGACCAGACGGGGAGGAAGAAATACGTGAAGCAAGTGACTGGGCGGCATAACGACACGGAGCTGCACCTGGCGGCACAGAGGGGCGACGTCGGCGCCGTGAGACAGATCCTTCTCGACGTCGAATCTCAGGTTATGGGAACTCTCGGCGACGGCGACGACGACGATCTCGACACCGAGATTGCGGAGGTTCGAGCTTGCCTCGTCAACGAAGAGAACGAGCTCGGTGAGACCCCTTTGTTCACTGCCGCTGAAAAGGGTCATCTCCATGTCGTGAAGGAGCTTCTCAACCATTCCACTGCTCAGACTGTTTCCAAAAAGAACCGATCGGGATTTGATCCCTTGCATATTGCAGCTAGTAAAGGCCACCACT CCATTGTTCAGGTTTTGCTAGATTATGACCCGGGATTGAGCAAAACTATTGGTCCATCCAATTCGACTCCACTTATAACTGCAGCGACAAGAGGACACACGGAAGTGGTGAATGAGCTGCTGTCGAAGGATTGTAGCTTGTTGGAGATTGCTAGATCCAATGGCAAAAATGCTTTGCATTTAGCAGCTCGTCAGGGCCATGTGGAGATTGTGAAAGCCTTGCTCAGTAAAGATCCACAGTTGGCTCGAAGGACTGACAAGAAAGGGCAAACTGCACTGCACATGGCTGTAAAAGGGCAGAGTTGTGACGCAGTAAAGTTACTTCTTGATGCGGATGCTGCCATTGTTATGCTTCCTGACAAATTTGGTAACACAGCATTACATGTGGCAACCAGGAAAAAGCGAGTAGAG ATAGTGAATGAGTTATTACATCTGCCAGACACCAATGTTAATGCATTAACCAGAGACCACAAAACAGCTCTTGACATCGCTGAAAGCCTTCCACTCTGTGAAGAGGCATCAGATATAAAAGAATGTCTTTCTCGATATGGAGCACTTAGAGCTAACGAGCTTAACCAACCAAGGGATGAACTGAGGAAAACTGTTACTCAAATCAAGAAAGATGTTCACACCCAACTTGAACAAACCAAGAGAACCAACAAAAATGTTCATAATATTTCCAAAGAGTTGAGGAAGCTCCATAGGGAAGGAATCAACAATGCCACAAACTCAGTAACAGTGGTGGCGGTGTTGTTTGCTACAGTTGCTTTTGCTGCTATATTCACTGTGCCCGGTGGTGATAAGGATGATGGCTCAGCAGTGGTAGCAGCTTATGCTGCTTTTaaaatcttcttcatctttaatGCTATTGCACTTTTTACATCTTTGGCCGTTGTGGTTGTTCAAATCACCTTGGTTAGAGGTGAAACTAAAGCAGAGAAAAGGGTGGTGGAGGTAATCAACAAGCTCATGTGGCTGGCTTCTGTTTGCACTTCAGTGGCATTTATTGCTTCTTCTTACATAGTTGTGGGTAGGAAGAATAAGTGGGCTGCTATTCTTGTTACATTAGTTGGAGGGGTGATAATTTCTGGAGTTATTGGCACCATGACTTTCTATGTAGTGAGATCTAAGAGAAGCAGGTCAatgaggaagaaggagaagcaGCTAGCCAGGAGGAGTGGATCTAACTCATGGCATCATTCTGAATTCTCCAACTCTGAGGTTGATCGGATTTATGCTATTTGA
- the LOC106771936 gene encoding probable protein phosphatase 2C 11 isoform X1, whose amino-acid sequence MISNSDPVEPLTAAAATSAVAVTASSSAEGQPAPPATPNIVMSSKDHDSLFSGGGIRLFLSSFLSGSRSGRFSYGYSSFKGKRSLMEDFFETTISEVDGQMVAFFGVFDGHGGSRTAEYLKNNLFKNLSSHPDFIKDTKTAIVEAFKQTDIDYLNEEKGHQRDAGSTASTAMLLGDRIVVANVGDSRVVASRAGSAIPLSIDHKPDRSDERQRIEKAGGFIIWAGTWRVGGVLAVSRAFGDKLLKPYVVADPEIQEEEIDGVDFIIIASDGLWNVISNKEAVSLVQNITDAEVASRELIKEAYARGSSDNITSVVVRFDIS is encoded by the exons TTCGTCTTCCGCTGAAGGTCAGCCTGCACCGCCGGCGACGCCAAACATTGTGATGTCCTCCAAGGATCACGATTCTCTCTTCAGCGGTGGCGGCATCAG attatttttgtcTAGCTTTCTCTCTGGAAGTCGAAGTGGAAGGTTCAGCTATGGATATTCCAGTTTCAAGGGTAAAAGGTCATTAATGGAGGATTTCTTTGAGACCACCATATCAGAGGTCGATGGTCAGATGGTTGcattttttggtgtttttgatG GTCATGGAGGTTCCCGGACTGcagaatatttgaaaaacaatctATTTAAGAATTTGAGTAGCCATCCTGACTTTATCAAAGACACAAAGACTGCTATAG TTGAAGCATTTAAACAGACAGATATCGACTACCTCAATGAGGAAAAGGGCCATCAAAGAGATGCTGGGTCAACTGCATCAACAGCTATGTTGTTGGGGGACCGAATTGTTGTTGCAAATGTTGGTGATTCCAGAGTAGTTGCAAGTAGAGCTGGTTCAG CTATTCCTTTGTCTATTGATCACAAGCCCGATAGATCTGATGAACGTCAAAGGATTGAAAAGGCTGGGGGATTTATAATCTGGGCTG GAACATGGAGGGTCGGTGGTGTTCTTGCTGTGTCCCGTGCATTTGGCGACAAACTTCTTAAGCCTTATGTGGTTGCTGACCCTGAAATTCAG GAGGAAGAAATTGACGGTGtagattttattataattgcTAGTGATGGCCTTTGGAATGTCATATCAAACAAG GAGGCCGTGTCGTTAGTACAGAATATCACAGATGCAGAAGTGGCATCCAGAGAACTGATAAAAGAAGCTTATGCACGGGGAAGCTCTGATAACATCACTAGTGTTGTTGTTCGATTTGATATATCCTGA